The following are encoded in a window of Roseimaritima ulvae genomic DNA:
- a CDS encoding ECF-type sigma factor — translation MNRDVTQILSAIENGDRQAANELLPLVYEELRRLASSKMNKERSSQTLQPTALVHEAFLRLVGGEDSPKWEGRGHFFAAAAESMRRILIDNARRRGRGKRGGDFVRHELHENSAVVPSEDVDELLSLDEALTKLSAQDPDLAKLVELRYFTGLTIEETADVLGVSPRTTKRNWAYARAWLQREMGNT, via the coding sequence ATGAACCGAGACGTTACCCAAATCCTGTCGGCGATCGAAAACGGCGATCGTCAGGCCGCTAACGAGTTACTGCCGCTGGTGTATGAAGAGCTGCGCCGACTGGCGTCCAGCAAAATGAACAAGGAACGCTCGAGCCAAACGCTGCAGCCCACCGCTTTGGTGCATGAAGCCTTTTTGCGGTTGGTCGGCGGCGAAGACTCGCCGAAGTGGGAAGGCCGCGGGCACTTTTTCGCCGCCGCCGCGGAATCGATGCGGCGGATCCTTATCGATAACGCTCGCCGACGAGGTCGAGGCAAACGCGGGGGCGATTTTGTCCGCCACGAGTTGCACGAGAACAGCGCCGTGGTGCCCTCGGAGGACGTCGACGAACTGCTGTCGCTGGACGAGGCCCTGACTAAACTTTCCGCCCAAGATCCCGACCTGGCCAAACTGGTCGAACTTCGCTACTTCACCGGGCTGACCATCGAGGAAACGGCGGACGTGTTGGGCGTTTCGCCACGGACCACCAAACGCAATTGGGCTTACGCGCGAGCCTGGTTGCAACGAGAAATGGGAAACACCTAA
- a CDS encoding serine/threonine-protein kinase produces the protein MKHVTERAIFLQAIEEDRPEDREAYLKSACGDDERLRAAVDALLAGHDAPAKLLDNPIGRGPGLDASLPPASPSRCDHVGMTIGPYQLMEQIGEGGFGLVFVAQQQRPVRRKVALKIVKPGMGSKEVIARFEAERQAVAMMDHPHIAQVFDAGVTDDGRPFFVMELVRGVPITEFCDNHKLDVQARLKLFCDVCSAVHHAHQKGVIHRDIKPSNVMVTLHDDRPVVKVIDFGVAKAIGQNLTDKTIYTRFFSMVGTPLYMSPEQAEMSGLDVDTRSDIYSLGVLMYELLVGDTPFDRTRLDSAGYDELRRIIREEEPPKPSTRLSTLGVEPSTVAATRQTSPHRLSTSVRGDLDWIVMKALAKDRNRRYESAAAMSDDVQRHLMQQPIEARPPTWSYQLSRFAVRNRVALVTISLVSLSMIVATGVSLWQMREAMEERDQKNRALQEIEQFAAKVTLANSLIASAQTHATSGQTEAAIADFDRAVAQQPSYYLPWVARAQFRTRMQQWEQAADDYSKAIALDAPVDTPQWWGTSSLLRLTGREQAFADLVQRLDQRVQSEQPIRDWEFVRNCVTCPSDLSAESLATLDDFAEYWLAEHQGRRPGGRGRPPRDRLGRPSQIAPPPPPVCRYIMGLVCYRAAQYEDAIYYLEYAAEDRHWPAVCLTDAPLALCYQAIGREQAARQALQRSRETIERLDTELNPLADSPWFDEVELRVLYREAQQSAASR, from the coding sequence ATGAAACATGTGACTGAACGGGCGATCTTTTTGCAGGCCATTGAAGAGGACCGCCCGGAAGACCGTGAGGCCTATTTGAAGTCCGCTTGCGGCGACGATGAGCGTTTGCGCGCGGCCGTCGATGCCTTGTTGGCCGGCCATGACGCGCCGGCAAAATTGCTCGACAATCCGATCGGGCGCGGACCAGGCTTGGACGCGTCATTGCCGCCCGCGTCGCCGTCGCGCTGCGACCACGTGGGCATGACCATTGGCCCCTATCAATTGATGGAGCAGATCGGCGAGGGTGGTTTTGGGCTGGTCTTCGTCGCTCAGCAACAACGTCCGGTACGCCGTAAAGTTGCGTTAAAAATCGTCAAGCCGGGAATGGGCTCCAAGGAGGTGATCGCGCGTTTTGAAGCCGAACGGCAAGCCGTGGCGATGATGGACCATCCCCACATCGCTCAGGTTTTCGACGCCGGCGTGACCGACGATGGACGCCCCTTCTTTGTGATGGAACTGGTCCGAGGAGTGCCGATCACGGAGTTTTGCGACAACCACAAACTGGACGTTCAAGCTCGCCTGAAATTGTTTTGTGACGTCTGTTCCGCCGTGCACCATGCGCACCAAAAGGGCGTCATCCATCGCGACATCAAGCCGTCCAATGTGATGGTGACGCTGCACGATGATCGGCCGGTCGTGAAGGTCATCGATTTCGGAGTCGCCAAGGCGATCGGGCAGAACTTGACTGACAAGACGATTTATACGCGTTTCTTTTCAATGGTGGGAACGCCGCTGTACATGAGCCCCGAGCAGGCGGAGATGAGCGGTTTGGATGTCGACACTCGCAGCGATATTTATTCTCTGGGCGTTTTGATGTACGAACTGTTGGTCGGCGACACGCCCTTCGATCGCACTCGGTTGGATTCGGCCGGCTACGATGAATTGCGTCGCATCATTCGCGAGGAGGAGCCGCCCAAACCCAGCACTCGATTGTCGACATTGGGCGTGGAGCCATCGACGGTTGCCGCGACACGCCAAACTTCCCCGCATCGACTGTCCACGTCCGTTCGCGGTGATTTGGACTGGATTGTGATGAAGGCCTTGGCGAAAGATCGCAACCGCCGCTATGAATCGGCAGCCGCCATGTCCGACGACGTGCAGCGTCATCTGATGCAGCAGCCGATCGAAGCCCGACCGCCTACGTGGTCCTACCAGCTAAGCAGATTCGCCGTTCGAAACCGGGTCGCCCTGGTGACCATCTCGCTGGTTTCCTTGTCGATGATCGTGGCCACCGGAGTGAGTTTGTGGCAGATGCGGGAGGCGATGGAGGAACGGGATCAAAAGAATAGGGCGTTGCAAGAAATCGAGCAATTTGCCGCCAAGGTTACGCTGGCCAACTCCTTGATTGCCAGCGCCCAGACGCATGCGACGTCCGGCCAGACCGAGGCAGCGATCGCGGACTTCGATCGCGCGGTTGCGCAACAACCCAGCTACTACCTACCCTGGGTTGCGCGAGCTCAGTTCCGTACGCGGATGCAACAATGGGAACAGGCCGCCGACGATTATTCCAAAGCGATTGCCCTGGACGCGCCGGTGGATACGCCGCAGTGGTGGGGCACCAGCAGCCTGCTGCGACTGACGGGCCGCGAGCAGGCGTTTGCCGATCTAGTGCAGCGGTTAGATCAACGGGTGCAGAGCGAGCAACCGATTCGCGACTGGGAATTCGTGCGGAATTGTGTTACCTGTCCTTCGGATTTGTCAGCGGAATCGCTGGCGACATTAGATGATTTCGCGGAGTATTGGTTAGCAGAGCATCAAGGGCGAAGACCCGGGGGCCGCGGACGTCCGCCCCGAGACCGCTTGGGCCGACCTTCTCAGATCGCCCCGCCGCCACCGCCGGTGTGCCGCTACATCATGGGGTTGGTGTGTTATCGCGCCGCCCAGTACGAAGATGCGATTTATTATCTGGAATACGCCGCCGAGGATCGACACTGGCCAGCGGTATGCCTGACCGACGCACCGCTCGCCCTGTGTTATCAAGCGATTGGACGAGAGCAGGCCGCCCGGCAAGCCTTGCAACGCAGCCGCGAAACTATCGAACGACTCGACACCGAGCTCAACCCGTTGGCCGATTCCCCCTGGTTCGACGAAGTGGAATTGCGAGTACTGTATCGCGAAGCCCAACAATCAGCCGCATCGCGCTAG
- a CDS encoding sigma-70 family RNA polymerase sigma factor translates to MDSAASASAATRTELLISAARSGDGEALGELLANYRRYLIFLARTGLHHHMQAKADPSDVAQEVCLAAHGKIADFHGDTAEQFAAWLRGILSNTLAMHLRKFLGTAKRDVRMEQQLGQSLASASGFLQHEVVADVTSPSQHFARNEAFLQLAAALECLPDDYRQVIILRHVEGLPFAEVASLMDRSVDSVEKLWVRGLAKLKSAMEEV, encoded by the coding sequence ATGGACTCCGCCGCCTCGGCTTCCGCGGCGACTCGCACCGAATTGCTGATCTCCGCTGCGCGGTCGGGGGACGGCGAAGCGTTGGGAGAGCTGCTGGCTAATTATCGCCGCTATTTAATTTTTCTGGCTCGAACCGGTCTGCACCATCACATGCAGGCCAAGGCCGATCCGTCGGATGTGGCTCAGGAAGTTTGTCTCGCCGCGCACGGCAAGATCGCGGACTTTCATGGTGACACCGCAGAACAGTTCGCGGCTTGGTTGCGGGGCATTCTCAGCAACACGCTGGCGATGCATCTGCGCAAGTTCTTAGGCACAGCAAAACGCGACGTTCGCATGGAACAGCAATTGGGGCAAAGTCTGGCCAGCGCTTCGGGGTTTTTGCAACACGAAGTGGTCGCCGACGTGACTTCACCCAGTCAACACTTTGCTCGCAACGAAGCCTTCCTCCAACTCGCCGCGGCCCTGGAATGCCTGCCCGACGATTATCGGCAAGTGATTATCTTGCGTCACGTCGAAGGGTTGCCCTTTGCCGAGGTAGCCAGTCTGATGGATCGCAGCGTCGATAGCGTGGAAAAACTGTGGGTGCGGGGATTGGCTAAATTGAAGTCCGCCATGGAGGAAGTATGA
- a CDS encoding class I SAM-dependent methyltransferase, translating to MIAVDGVQKSSIRSHYQLGTLFYRLLWGPHIHHGLWNGDESAAAAQCQLTDTLADLAKIREGDKLVDIGCGMGGSSIRLAKRRGVDATGVTLSPVQARWAAVSSRFNRVRARTRFMAADAEAVQFAPESFDVVWSVECTEHLFDKPKFFRRAAEWLRPGGRIAICVWFEGEDTSRNDHRQQCEEVCTRFVCPSLATREDYAKWMTDQGLQIRHNVDWTERVTKTWEICKQRVQRTGVRHVAKLLDREQVDFIDGFDDLLNAYRSGAMQYGAIVAEKPPSQPQ from the coding sequence ATGATCGCGGTTGATGGCGTACAGAAAAGTTCGATCCGCAGCCACTACCAACTCGGCACGCTGTTCTATCGTTTGCTGTGGGGCCCCCATATCCACCACGGACTATGGAACGGCGACGAGTCGGCGGCGGCCGCGCAGTGTCAATTGACCGATACGCTGGCGGATCTGGCCAAAATTCGCGAGGGTGACAAGCTGGTCGACATCGGTTGCGGTATGGGCGGGTCGTCGATTCGGCTGGCCAAACGGCGCGGGGTGGATGCCACCGGCGTCACGCTCAGCCCCGTACAAGCACGCTGGGCGGCGGTCTCGTCTCGATTCAACCGCGTGCGGGCACGAACTCGTTTTATGGCCGCCGATGCCGAAGCCGTTCAGTTTGCACCAGAGTCTTTTGATGTGGTTTGGAGTGTGGAGTGCACGGAACACCTTTTTGACAAACCGAAATTTTTCCGACGCGCCGCCGAATGGTTGCGTCCCGGTGGACGGATTGCGATCTGTGTCTGGTTCGAGGGCGAAGACACCTCGCGGAATGACCATCGTCAGCAATGCGAGGAAGTCTGCACGCGTTTCGTCTGTCCTTCGCTGGCCACACGCGAGGACTACGCGAAATGGATGACCGACCAGGGCTTGCAGATTCGGCATAACGTTGATTGGACCGAAAGGGTCACCAAGACGTGGGAAATCTGCAAACAGCGCGTGCAACGGACCGGGGTGCGGCACGTCGCCAAACTACTCGATCGCGAACAGGTTGACTTCATCGATGGCTTCGACGACCTGTTAAACGCCTACCGCAGCGGCGCCATGCAATACGGTGCCATCGTTGCCGAAAAACCGCCCTCTCAGCCTCAATAA
- a CDS encoding outer membrane protein assembly factor BamB family protein, protein MHRSITFVCLTFLAASIASAADWPEFLGPGGKARSSETVPTTWSDSENLVWKVDLPGSGSSSPIIVGDRIIVTSYVSQGEPNRRVDCFHKDTGESMWSLDFPIDYREDSYQGYITEHGYASNTPVSDGRDVFVFLGKGGVHSISLDGKKNWSVDVGKSSSNRRWGSAASLILYENSVIVNAAEEGKAILALDKATGKQLWRQDADMLELTYGTPRLVQSAEGDSELVISVPTEIWAMNAKTGKLKWYAESPMTGNVCPSVIVDGDQIYSFGGYRASGSIAIKAGGKGDVSDSHVQWTNRSSSYVATPLLLDGYFYWIDDRGLAYCTSAADGEVVYKERLGNLESGRPVYASPVLIGEYIYVVTRRSGTLVYPPGDKFEPIAQNKFADDRSDFNASPAVSDGKLYLRSNQALYCIGQ, encoded by the coding sequence ATGCATCGTTCGATCACATTTGTTTGTTTGACGTTCTTGGCGGCTTCGATTGCATCCGCAGCCGACTGGCCCGAGTTCTTGGGCCCGGGCGGCAAGGCACGCAGTTCCGAAACCGTGCCCACAACCTGGAGCGATAGCGAAAACCTTGTCTGGAAAGTCGATCTGCCGGGCTCGGGATCCTCCAGCCCGATCATTGTTGGGGATCGGATCATCGTGACCAGTTACGTTAGCCAGGGTGAACCCAATCGTCGTGTCGATTGCTTTCACAAGGACACCGGCGAATCGATGTGGTCGCTCGATTTTCCGATCGACTACCGCGAAGACAGCTACCAGGGTTACATCACCGAACACGGGTACGCTAGTAACACTCCGGTCAGCGATGGCCGGGACGTGTTTGTGTTCCTGGGCAAAGGCGGCGTACATTCGATCAGTCTGGACGGCAAAAAGAACTGGAGCGTCGACGTTGGCAAAAGCTCGAGCAATCGCCGCTGGGGTTCCGCCGCCAGTTTGATCCTTTACGAAAACAGTGTGATCGTGAACGCGGCCGAAGAAGGGAAGGCGATCCTGGCCTTGGATAAAGCGACCGGCAAACAGCTTTGGAGACAAGATGCCGACATGTTGGAACTGACCTACGGCACCCCGCGTCTGGTGCAATCGGCCGAGGGCGATAGCGAATTGGTGATCAGTGTGCCCACAGAAATCTGGGCGATGAACGCTAAAACTGGCAAGCTGAAGTGGTACGCCGAATCGCCCATGACCGGGAATGTTTGTCCTTCGGTGATCGTCGATGGCGATCAAATCTACTCCTTCGGTGGCTATCGCGCCTCGGGCAGCATCGCCATTAAAGCCGGCGGCAAGGGCGATGTGTCCGATTCCCACGTGCAGTGGACTAATCGCTCCAGTTCCTATGTGGCTACCCCGCTGTTGCTCGACGGCTACTTCTACTGGATCGACGATCGCGGGCTCGCCTACTGCACCTCCGCGGCCGACGGTGAAGTTGTCTACAAAGAGCGGCTAGGAAATCTGGAAAGCGGTCGCCCCGTGTATGCTTCGCCGGTATTGATTGGTGAATATATTTACGTGGTCACACGCCGCAGTGGCACGCTGGTGTATCCACCAGGAGACAAGTTCGAGCCAATCGCGCAGAACAAGTTCGCCGACGACCGCTCCGATTTCAACGCTTCGCCAGCGGTCAGCGACGGGAAACTCTACCTCCGCAGCAACCAAGCGCTGTACTGCATCGGCCAATGA
- a CDS encoding Clp protease N-terminal domain-containing protein, which translates to MNISATSSYAAGQVSRSQPRPSQEEVLASALSSVGVDDETAADVLSQVQQAVESVQSGSSSDGTQRASVRAAIEGVLEANGIDPAEVDEAIQASRPASGAQQTGDAQQTGGPQRGGRPAGPPPPRGGEDSEDDTSSVESALLSADVAESDIDELLAQMIETISELSADESQQVSSDSIRSALTEVLEENGVDVERFEQALQGELGESGSFFDRVA; encoded by the coding sequence ATGAACATTTCCGCAACCTCCTCGTACGCTGCTGGACAAGTTTCCCGCAGCCAACCGCGTCCCAGCCAAGAAGAGGTGTTGGCGTCCGCGCTCAGCAGCGTCGGTGTCGATGATGAAACGGCGGCCGACGTGTTGTCTCAGGTTCAACAAGCCGTTGAATCGGTGCAGTCGGGTTCGTCTTCCGATGGCACACAGCGGGCGTCGGTGCGAGCCGCGATTGAAGGCGTGCTGGAAGCCAACGGCATCGACCCGGCGGAAGTGGACGAAGCGATTCAGGCCAGTCGGCCCGCCAGCGGTGCGCAGCAAACCGGCGACGCGCAGCAGACGGGGGGGCCGCAACGCGGAGGCCGGCCCGCTGGTCCGCCGCCGCCCCGCGGTGGCGAAGACAGCGAAGACGATACCAGCTCGGTCGAATCGGCGCTGTTGAGCGCGGATGTGGCCGAATCGGACATCGATGAACTGCTGGCACAAATGATCGAAACAATCAGCGAACTTTCCGCAGACGAATCGCAACAGGTCTCCAGCGACTCGATCCGCAGCGCCTTGACCGAGGTGTTGGAGGAAAACGGCGTCGACGTGGAACGCTTCGAGCAGGCCTTGCAGGGCGAGCTTGGTGAAAGCGGATCGTTCTTCGACCGCGTGGCCTGA
- a CDS encoding serine/threonine protein kinase, with protein MNRLNEADDDRVLEAVKSYMQKMEAGAAPTLDDFLQQHSEIADQLRPSLEGLLLVHRGAGSATPAAGPIVGQPAHGEFSGKPIGDFQILGELGRGGMGVVYEAEQLSLGRRVALKVLPFASGLDEVRLQRFRNEAHAAAALHHTHIVPVYAVGSDRGVHYYAMQLIDGSTLADFINSLRNPSEDAAEQMKAQLADTVAGQVTPSTEQPRRGSSTERISRLERGEATAGGVRTTLRGSNRSGRDRYFRSVVKMIHQAALAIDHAHQYGVVHRDIKPANLLLDSAGKIWVADFGLAQVQTDQSNLTRTGDPMGTLRYMSPEQASGRRDAIDHRTDVYSLGVTLYELLTLRPAIANGDYREMLNAVATVDPPAPKTIDPALPIELDTIVRKAIAKTPSDRYATAAGLAEDLQSWLDDKPIKARPPTVLERLNKWRRRNSGFVAVAGLLLLVTTAALATSTFAIWTQQRQTSDALQRETEQRQVAEKRFSQAKMAVETFSQLSESELSHRNGLQDLRRSFLETSLSFYQEFLDDPVAGLSVDPTLEATRDRVQKIVAELKVLEDLEPLLLLNDIRIQKEVNLSPEKSAEIQAKVTEFMDQRRSLASQFVGGLEDENDELSQLLTEFKQATSTQLSPQQLARLRQLNRQRRLPFTFKSSEIINALSLTGPQVEQIDQIILQTAPFRAGGPRGGGANRGGRSAGPPGGRGPGGGPGPGLGPGPDGPPLDQLHRRASKVTVGKILEILTPEQRERWQELVGEPFEWYSQQP; from the coding sequence ATGAATCGCCTGAACGAGGCCGACGACGACCGCGTCTTGGAAGCCGTCAAAAGCTACATGCAGAAGATGGAGGCTGGGGCCGCGCCTACTCTGGATGACTTTCTTCAACAGCACTCGGAGATCGCGGATCAATTGCGGCCTTCGCTGGAAGGTTTGCTGCTGGTGCATCGCGGCGCGGGCAGCGCGACGCCCGCTGCCGGCCCCATCGTAGGTCAGCCGGCTCATGGCGAATTCAGCGGTAAACCGATCGGCGATTTTCAGATTTTGGGCGAACTGGGACGCGGCGGAATGGGCGTCGTGTATGAAGCGGAACAGTTATCGCTGGGACGTCGCGTCGCCCTGAAAGTGTTGCCCTTTGCCAGCGGGTTGGATGAGGTCCGCCTGCAGCGGTTTCGCAACGAAGCACACGCCGCCGCCGCGCTGCACCACACGCATATTGTGCCCGTGTACGCCGTCGGCAGTGACCGAGGGGTGCATTACTATGCGATGCAGTTGATCGATGGAAGCACGCTGGCCGATTTTATTAACAGTCTTCGCAACCCCAGCGAAGACGCCGCGGAGCAGATGAAGGCGCAATTGGCGGATACCGTCGCCGGGCAAGTGACACCGTCAACGGAGCAACCGCGGCGCGGCAGTTCGACGGAACGGATTTCGCGATTGGAACGCGGCGAAGCGACCGCTGGCGGGGTGAGAACGACGTTGCGGGGCAGCAATCGCTCAGGACGCGATCGGTACTTTCGTTCGGTCGTCAAGATGATCCACCAAGCCGCCCTGGCGATCGATCACGCGCATCAATACGGCGTTGTCCATCGCGACATCAAGCCCGCCAATTTACTGCTCGATTCGGCTGGCAAAATCTGGGTCGCCGACTTCGGGCTCGCTCAGGTGCAAACCGATCAGTCCAACCTGACTCGGACCGGCGACCCGATGGGCACGTTGCGTTACATGAGCCCGGAACAGGCCAGTGGTCGCCGAGACGCGATCGACCACCGCACGGACGTGTATTCGTTGGGGGTGACGTTGTACGAATTGCTAACGTTGCGTCCGGCGATCGCCAATGGAGACTATCGCGAAATGCTGAACGCCGTGGCAACGGTCGACCCGCCCGCCCCGAAAACCATCGATCCGGCTTTGCCTATTGAACTGGACACTATCGTTCGCAAAGCCATCGCTAAAACTCCGTCCGACCGCTACGCAACCGCCGCGGGTCTGGCCGAGGATCTGCAGTCGTGGTTGGACGACAAGCCCATCAAAGCGCGACCGCCCACGGTATTGGAAAGGCTGAACAAATGGCGTCGCCGCAATAGCGGCTTCGTCGCCGTCGCCGGACTGTTGTTGCTGGTTACGACCGCCGCCCTGGCGACATCCACCTTCGCGATTTGGACGCAGCAGCGGCAGACTTCCGATGCACTGCAGCGTGAAACCGAGCAGCGGCAGGTGGCCGAAAAGCGATTTTCCCAAGCCAAAATGGCGGTGGAGACTTTCAGTCAGTTGAGTGAAAGCGAATTGTCGCATCGCAACGGGTTGCAGGACCTGCGGCGCAGTTTTTTAGAAACTTCGTTGTCCTTCTACCAGGAATTTCTGGACGATCCGGTCGCCGGTTTGTCGGTCGACCCCACTCTGGAAGCGACCCGCGATCGGGTGCAGAAGATTGTCGCGGAACTGAAGGTGCTGGAAGACCTTGAGCCGCTATTGCTGCTGAATGACATCCGCATTCAAAAAGAGGTGAACCTGTCGCCCGAAAAATCCGCCGAGATTCAGGCCAAGGTTACCGAGTTCATGGATCAACGGCGTTCGCTGGCGAGTCAGTTTGTGGGCGGCTTGGAAGACGAAAACGATGAGCTTTCGCAATTGCTGACGGAATTCAAACAAGCCACCAGCACCCAACTATCTCCCCAGCAACTCGCACGGCTGCGACAATTAAACCGGCAGCGACGCTTGCCATTTACCTTCAAGAGTTCGGAGATCATCAACGCGTTGTCGTTAACCGGACCCCAAGTGGAACAGATTGATCAGATCATTCTGCAGACGGCACCGTTTCGTGCCGGAGGTCCACGCGGTGGCGGTGCGAACCGCGGCGGGCGTTCGGCGGGGCCGCCCGGAGGCCGCGGTCCCGGGGGAGGACCGGGACCAGGACTAGGTCCCGGCCCTGATGGCCCGCCGTTGGATCAGCTGCATCGCCGCGCCAGCAAGGTCACCGTCGGAAAGATCCTGGAGATCCTCACACCCGAGCAACGTGAGCGGTGGCAAGAATTGGTCGGCGAACCCTTTGAGTGGTACTCCCAACAACCGTGA
- the katG gene encoding catalase/peroxidase HPI: MLPKNYLVRAATGLAMLCSISSLSAQDSPTPPNSGSDSALAKCPVMGAVPEASSRHTAAGVYSNSDWWPNQLNLQILHQNSLKSNPMGPDFNYAEEFQKLDLEAVKKDIHELMNTSQDWWPADYGHYGPFFIRMAWHSAGTYRVADGRGGAGYGTQRFAPLNSWPDNGNLDKARRLLWPIKQKYGKRLSWADLMVLTGNCALEAAGFETMGFAGGREDVWEPQQDIYWGPETEWLGDKRYSGDRELENPLAAVQMGLIYVNPEGPNGKPDPLAAAKDIRETFSRMAMNDEETVALIAGGHTLGKAHGAADPSKYVSSDPEGAPLEEQGLGWKNSYGKGNAEDTITSGLEGAWTSTPATWSHEYLDNLYSYEWVLTKSPAGAHQWTPKEASAQGTVPDAHDPNKSHAPIMFTTDLALKMDPIYGPISKRFYDNPEEFNEAFAKAWYKLTHRDMGPYVRCLGPDVPEPQLWQDPVPAVDHELVNDQDIADLKQQLLDSGLSVSQLVSTAWASASTFRGSDKRGGANGARIRLAPQKDWTVNQPAELAKVLQTMERVQQTFNDSQTGNKRVSMADLIVLGGAAGIEQAAKNAGHDLQVPFAPGRTDASQQQTDVQAMAVLEPVSDGFRNYFAHKLSRPAPELLVDRANLLTLTAPEMTVLVGGMRVLDTNADDMQLGVLTERPESLTNDFFVNLLDMGTAWKPSPICDHFYEGVDRETGDVKWRASSVDLVFGSNSQLRAIAEVYASDDAQEMFLNDFVKAWNKVMNADRFDLDRD; this comes from the coding sequence ATGCTCCCGAAAAACTATCTTGTCCGAGCGGCCACCGGGTTGGCCATGTTATGCAGCATCTCCAGTCTGTCCGCACAGGATTCCCCAACTCCCCCGAATTCCGGATCGGATTCCGCCCTGGCGAAATGTCCGGTGATGGGCGCGGTCCCCGAGGCGTCCAGTCGCCACACGGCGGCCGGTGTTTATTCCAACAGCGACTGGTGGCCGAATCAATTGAATCTGCAGATCCTGCATCAGAATTCGCTCAAAAGCAATCCGATGGGGCCGGATTTCAATTACGCCGAAGAGTTCCAGAAGCTGGACTTGGAAGCCGTCAAAAAGGACATCCATGAATTGATGAACACGTCGCAGGATTGGTGGCCGGCCGATTATGGCCACTACGGTCCGTTCTTTATCCGCATGGCTTGGCACAGCGCGGGCACGTATCGGGTGGCCGACGGCCGTGGCGGGGCGGGATACGGCACGCAGCGATTCGCGCCGCTGAACAGTTGGCCCGACAACGGCAACCTGGACAAAGCCCGACGTTTGCTGTGGCCGATCAAGCAGAAGTACGGCAAGCGACTGTCCTGGGCCGACTTGATGGTCTTGACCGGCAACTGCGCGCTCGAAGCGGCCGGGTTTGAAACCATGGGCTTCGCCGGCGGACGCGAAGACGTTTGGGAACCGCAGCAAGACATCTACTGGGGACCGGAAACCGAATGGCTGGGCGATAAGCGTTACAGCGGTGACCGCGAGTTGGAAAACCCCTTGGCTGCCGTTCAGATGGGCTTGATCTACGTCAACCCGGAGGGGCCCAATGGCAAACCGGATCCGCTGGCTGCCGCCAAGGACATCCGCGAAACGTTCAGCCGCATGGCGATGAATGACGAAGAGACGGTGGCCTTGATCGCCGGCGGGCATACGTTGGGTAAAGCCCACGGAGCGGCCGATCCCAGCAAGTACGTGAGCTCGGATCCCGAAGGGGCGCCTTTGGAAGAGCAAGGGCTGGGCTGGAAGAACTCCTACGGCAAGGGCAACGCCGAAGACACCATCACCAGCGGCCTGGAAGGGGCCTGGACATCCACGCCCGCAACTTGGTCGCACGAGTACCTGGACAACCTGTATAGCTACGAGTGGGTGTTGACGAAAAGTCCAGCCGGGGCCCACCAGTGGACTCCCAAAGAGGCGTCCGCTCAGGGCACGGTTCCAGACGCACACGACCCCAACAAGTCGCACGCGCCGATCATGTTCACCACGGACCTTGCGCTGAAGATGGATCCAATCTACGGACCGATCTCCAAACGCTTCTACGACAACCCGGAGGAATTCAATGAGGCGTTTGCCAAGGCCTGGTACAAGCTGACGCATCGCGACATGGGACCGTACGTCCGTTGCTTGGGCCCCGACGTGCCCGAACCGCAATTGTGGCAGGATCCCGTACCGGCAGTCGATCATGAACTGGTCAACGACCAAGACATCGCGGACCTGAAGCAGCAGTTGTTGGACTCGGGATTGTCGGTCTCTCAGTTGGTCTCCACCGCATGGGCATCGGCGTCGACGTTTCGCGGCAGCGACAAACGAGGCGGAGCCAACGGAGCCCGCATCCGTCTGGCTCCACAGAAGGATTGGACGGTCAACCAGCCGGCCGAATTGGCCAAGGTATTGCAAACGATGGAACGAGTCCAACAGACCTTCAATGATTCGCAAACCGGCAATAAACGCGTCTCCATGGCCGACCTGATCGTGCTGGGCGGTGCGGCGGGCATCGAACAAGCGGCCAAGAACGCCGGCCACGATTTGCAAGTGCCCTTTGCGCCTGGACGCACCGACGCATCGCAACAGCAAACCGATGTGCAGGCGATGGCCGTGTTGGAACCTGTCTCTGATGGCTTCCGCAACTACTTCGCTCATAAACTCAGCCGGCCCGCGCCGGAGTTGCTGGTCGATCGCGCGAATTTGTTGACGCTGACCGCCCCGGAGATGACAGTCCTGGTCGGCGGGATGCGGGTTTTGGATACCAACGCTGACGACATGCAACTGGGAGTATTGACCGAACGTCCGGAAAGCTTGACCAACGATTTCTTTGTGAACTTGTTGGATATGGGCACGGCCTGGAAACCTTCGCCGATCTGCGACCACTTTTATGAAGGCGTTGATCGCGAGACAGGAGACGTCAAATGGCGAGCCTCCTCGGTCGATCTGGTGTTTGGATCAAATTCGCAATTGCGAGCGATCGCCGAAGTGTACGCCAGCGACGATGCCCAGGAAATGTTCCTCAACGACTTCGTGAAGGCCTGGAACAAGGTCATGAACGCGGACAGATTTGATCTTGATCGAGATTAA